The following are from one region of the Paenibacillus sp. KS-LC4 genome:
- a CDS encoding right-handed parallel beta-helix repeat-containing protein, with amino-acid sequence MSDSVSTPTPTTSATATPAPTATATPAPTATPAPSATPTPAAGDLFVAANGSASNSGTIGSPLTLAAALTKIQPGKTIYLRGGTYAFSETVTIERTNSGSSVSARKGLVAYGSEKPVLDFSAQAFASTNRGLQINGHYWFVKGLEVKGAGDNGIFIGGNYNRIENVETHHNRDTGLQLGRYISTAGYSEWPAYNEIINSYSHDNYDPDNGEDADGFAAKLTVGPGNVFDGCIAAYNVDDGWDLYSKTETGAIGIVTIRNSIAYQNGQTSDGTTTSDSDGNGFKLGGEKIAVNHIVENNIAFQNKKHGFTYNSNPGSISMKNNTSWSNGQSNFAFDLGTHLFTNNLSLSGGSSDKTSGTDVSNTNVWWKNKASVNGKGLLASSADFVSLTPSVIRNADGSPNLGNFLKLAAGSDLIGSGTPSGTNIGAR; translated from the coding sequence GTGTCGGATTCGGTGTCGACTCCAACGCCAACGACTTCGGCAACAGCTACTCCGGCACCGACAGCGACTGCAACTCCGGCGCCTACAGCTACACCAGCACCATCTGCTACACCTACCCCTGCTGCGGGCGATCTATTCGTAGCGGCCAATGGTTCTGCCAGCAACAGCGGCACGATCGGCAGCCCGCTTACACTTGCAGCAGCACTGACAAAAATTCAACCGGGCAAAACAATCTATTTGCGCGGCGGCACCTATGCTTTTTCTGAAACGGTAACGATTGAACGGACGAACAGCGGAAGCTCGGTTAGTGCACGCAAAGGACTTGTCGCCTATGGCAGCGAGAAGCCTGTGCTGGATTTCTCCGCACAAGCGTTTGCCTCCACGAACCGCGGTCTGCAAATTAACGGCCATTACTGGTTTGTGAAAGGTCTTGAAGTGAAGGGTGCTGGAGATAACGGCATCTTCATCGGCGGAAATTACAATCGGATTGAAAATGTTGAAACGCATCATAACCGCGACACTGGCTTGCAGCTCGGACGTTACATTTCCACTGCCGGTTACAGTGAGTGGCCTGCTTACAATGAAATTATTAATTCTTATTCCCACGACAACTACGATCCAGATAATGGGGAGGATGCCGACGGCTTTGCGGCGAAGCTGACGGTTGGCCCAGGCAATGTTTTCGACGGTTGTATTGCGGCATATAACGTGGATGACGGCTGGGACCTGTATTCAAAAACCGAAACGGGAGCGATAGGAATTGTAACGATTCGCAATAGTATCGCCTATCAAAATGGTCAAACATCCGACGGTACAACGACAAGCGATAGCGATGGCAATGGCTTCAAGCTGGGCGGCGAAAAAATTGCTGTAAATCATATTGTCGAGAACAACATCGCTTTCCAAAACAAAAAGCATGGCTTCACTTATAACAGCAACCCAGGCTCCATTTCCATGAAAAATAATACCTCGTGGAGCAATGGACAGAGCAACTTCGCTTTTGATTTAGGCACCCATCTATTCACCAATAACCTGAGTCTAAGCGGCGGCTCCAGTGACAAAACAAGCGGCACCGACGTATCAAATACTAATGTTTGGTGGAAAAACAAGGCCAGCGTAAACGGCAAAGGCTTGCTTGCAAGCTCGGCTGACTTCGTGAGCCTGACGCCTTCCGTTATCCGCAATGCAGACGGCTCGCCGAATCTCGGCAATTTCCTCAAGCTGGCGGCTGGCAGCGATTTAATCGGCTCCGGCACGCCATCTGGTACGAATATTGGCGCACGCTAA
- a CDS encoding SEC-C metal-binding domain-containing protein has protein sequence MLKPGRNDVCHCGSGRKYKKCCIELDREEERRLAATQASGGLQSYADIERLLEQELVWEAPSYGELARELAQQMKEGYTPAQISLALFMWKEYTDANTPSFRKPGVYCAALEYLICEIQSIPSSKAELAEKYSVSVSTLSKKCTELTSFFMEQYAELQAEQPEAAVTGVAENAEQHQQAELVKA, from the coding sequence ATGTTAAAGCCAGGACGAAATGATGTATGCCATTGCGGCAGCGGCCGTAAATATAAAAAATGCTGTATCGAGCTGGATCGTGAGGAGGAGCGCCGTTTGGCAGCAACCCAAGCTTCCGGTGGACTACAGTCTTACGCGGACATTGAACGCCTGCTGGAGCAGGAGCTTGTGTGGGAAGCCCCATCCTATGGTGAGCTGGCCCGTGAACTGGCCCAGCAAATGAAGGAAGGCTACACGCCTGCCCAAATTAGCCTTGCCCTGTTTATGTGGAAGGAATATACGGATGCTAATACTCCATCGTTCCGAAAACCCGGCGTCTACTGCGCGGCTTTGGAATATTTGATCTGCGAAATTCAGAGCATTCCAAGCTCTAAAGCCGAGCTTGCCGAGAAGTACAGCGTATCCGTCTCCACTCTATCCAAAAAATGTACCGAGCTGACCAGCTTCTTTATGGAGCAATATGCAGAGCTTCAAGCAGAGCAGCCTGAGGCAGCAGTCACTGGCGTTGCTGAGAATGCGGAGCAGCACCAGCAAGCGGAGCTTGTGAAGGCGTAA
- a CDS encoding pyridoxamine 5'-phosphate oxidase family protein produces the protein MPNTTKKLEQEIIDVLQANHVCSFATVNGDKPMVRYMALFHDGLNLYLATNRDTSKVDELRANPNVHILVGYDGKPSSDIVQIQARAELCADNKLRERLWNDNFKQWFEGPHDPEYIIIEAFPEYIEYSSDGGETKVWLP, from the coding sequence ATGCCGAATACAACAAAAAAATTGGAGCAGGAAATTATTGATGTGCTGCAAGCGAACCATGTATGCTCGTTTGCTACCGTAAATGGCGATAAGCCAATGGTGCGTTATATGGCGCTCTTCCATGATGGGCTTAACTTATATTTGGCCACGAATCGCGATACGAGCAAGGTCGATGAGCTGCGGGCTAACCCGAATGTTCATATTCTCGTCGGATACGATGGCAAGCCATCTTCGGATATTGTGCAAATTCAGGCACGTGCGGAATTGTGCGCGGATAACAAGCTGCGTGAGAGGCTGTGGAATGACAACTTCAAGCAGTGGTTTGAAGGACCTCATGATCCGGAATACATCATTATAGAAGCGTTTCCGGAGTATATTGAATATTCCAGCGACGGTGGCGAGACTAAGGTGTGGCTTCCATAG
- a CDS encoding ribonuclease H-like YkuK family protein produces MMKIRKHLQLIHDMEFHNVSERRLNLEQVHDRIVRFMSLDPHANYNFMIGTDCQVHAGHTTMITGVVIQREGKGAWACYRQVVIPRELKSIKEKLSLETSYSEEVALFFGGERRVQMENIVLPFVYKGASFEAYIDVDAGTDPAVSKTAAYVAEMVLRVEAMGMKARLKPEAIVASSYANRHSKKPYRFAASDVE; encoded by the coding sequence ATGATGAAAATAAGAAAACATCTTCAATTGATTCACGACATGGAGTTTCACAATGTATCGGAAAGACGCCTCAATTTAGAGCAGGTGCATGATCGCATTGTCCGTTTTATGTCGCTTGATCCACATGCAAATTACAATTTCATGATCGGTACCGACTGCCAGGTGCATGCAGGACATACGACGATGATTACTGGCGTTGTTATCCAGCGTGAGGGCAAAGGGGCGTGGGCCTGCTATCGGCAGGTCGTCATACCCCGCGAACTGAAATCCATTAAGGAGAAGCTGTCGCTGGAGACGTCATACAGCGAGGAGGTCGCGCTATTTTTCGGTGGCGAACGCAGGGTGCAAATGGAGAATATCGTGCTCCCTTTTGTATACAAGGGCGCGTCCTTCGAGGCGTACATTGACGTCGATGCTGGAACCGATCCGGCTGTCAGCAAGACGGCTGCTTATGTGGCGGAAATGGTATTGCGTGTGGAAGCTATGGGGATGAAGGCTCGTCTGAAACCGGAAGCAATTGTCGCTTCTTCTTATGCGAATCGGCATTCCAAGAAGCCTTACCGCTTCGCGGCAAGTGATGTCGAATAA